The Thamnophis elegans isolate rThaEle1 chromosome Z, rThaEle1.pri, whole genome shotgun sequence DNA window gcgaaaaacagacctataCGGAACCCGGAAATTTGGGAATTATGATTTTGTTTGTCCATaggaccatttttcgccctctggcgccttcaggaggcttccctgaaggctctagaGTGCagaaaccagccctacgagcaaactggaagtccagtttgtccttagggccagtttttgcactccggaatcttcagggaagcctcctgaaggcccctgatgTCTCTAGaggatgaaaaacggccctatagtttggccatagggctgtttttcgctctctggagccttcagggaagcctcctgaaggcgaaaaacagcttcaaaagaaggccgaagtcagctggaaGCCcgagcatgtgcactggccagctgatagaGCAACACCTCGTGTGCCTTagcaaatggctctgtgtgccacctatagcacgcgtgccataggttcgtcatcatgggTATAAAGAGCAAAACCTATTTACTATTTAGGAACTGGAAATTGTTTGTGGAACAAAATGTAAACTACTATGGTTTAACATCAGAATTTTTGATGTTAAAAACCTCAGCCCTCTCTGGGCATGCATGCCGTcatcagctgctcttccaggctcCATCACGTGCATGCGCACCggacagctgctctcttctgggttccagcttGTGCATGTGCACTTCAGTTTCGGCACTCAGtcccaaaaaggttaaccatcactgatctatgagAACACAGCTTATAACAAAATCTTGCTGCATTTTTCAGGATGATGTCAACAGAAAGTGCCAACAGTTTCACTCTGATTGGAGAGGCCTCTGATGGAGGAACCATGGAAAATCTCAGCAGAAGACTCAAGGCAAATTTATCCCTATTCTTGAATGTACTATCAGTGTTTAGAAAAGAGTGGTtggaagaataaaatacaataattttcaACTTTTTTTATCAAAACAAAGCTCTAATGAATAGTAGTTTTGTTTGACAAAAGCTTTctgtctcatttaacaaattgtagaactattttctcttttcttttctaaaatgaGCTTTTCTTTCCTTACAGGTCACTGGAGATCTGTTTGACATCATGTCTGGCCAAACAGATGTGGATCATCCTCTATGTGAAGAATGCACTGATACACTTCTGGACCAGTTAGACACACAGCTTAATATTACAGAGAATGAATGCCAGAACTACAAGTGAGTAATAAATTTCAGAAGGACTACAATATGTTCTTGACAGAATAAAGACACAGAGTTTTACTTTTGTtcactaaaatattttttactgaaAAAGGTACCATATGCTCTCAGACACGTATATACTCAAGCTGTCGCAATTcagcttctattttaaaatataacaaattataggtaatccttgacttgtgaccataatttatgttgccaagtgagaaatttgttaagtgaattttgccccattttatgacttttcttgccacatttgttaaatgaatcactgcaattgttaaattggtaacatgtttgttaaatgaatctggctttcccattgagtttgcttgttagaaagttgcaaatgatgatTACATGacttcgggacactgcaaccatcataaatatgaatcagttgtcaagcatctgaatgtaaattacatgaccctgggatgctgcaacagtcataagtgtgaaaaatggtcataagtcgcttttttcaatgctattgtaacttcttacggtcactaagtgaactattgtaagtcaaggacaactgtATATCTACACAGATTTGATACTCAGAGATTACTGGCTGGGTTTCCAGGTACATAATTGTGAAAGAAAGTGAGGTTAAAGGGTTCTATATGGTTCATTGCCACCCCATATAATcactggttttttgtttttttttaggaaatgCCTTGAAATCCTGGAGCAAATGACTGAAGATGACAAGGAGAAATTACAGTTGGAACTGAAAGAATTTGCTCTTGAGGAAGAGAGGTTAATTGAAGAATTGGAGGAAGTAGAGCAAAAGCGCAAGGCACTGACTGATGATTTTGAGAAGGTCAAAACTGAGGCTGAGAGGCTGGATCAGGAGGAAGCTGAGTGAGTGAAATATTGCTTAAATATGTTGTTGGAGTTCATATCCAAGTTTTCATGTTTATTGGTGactgtttttccatttttttcctgcttataCTAAAATTTCCATTTTTTATGCCTATACTAAACATCTTCCCGCTTTTTATACTGCTTTCCCAGCTATTACTTACCACATTCTGCTACACTTCATTTTCTCCTTATCCCTGACAGAATTTTTATTGGTTCTTGTGTTTTTCACATTTCCTTTAATATCCTATCTGTGGCTCACTTACTCTAGCTATCCTGAATACTTGATAGGAAAGTCCAGATAGAAGTAAATATAGTTTCATAAGTCAGACAGGGAAATGCTTATCTTTATGCCATCTGTCTAGCACTAGATAGgaacaattttttttactcaAATTAATTCTCATGAAATTAATTTCTAATTCATCTGAACATTTTTGAAGCCTCTTAAAATTATCCCTCTTAAAATTTGTTCTTTTGGATTTGCCACTATTCTACATGCTGAATCCTTAAAGGTTTAGGGAGGTCCTCCAAAGAATTAACCTTATTCTCTTGATGTTTCCTGGAGGTATCAAAAAGAATACAGTGAATTCAAGCGGCAGCAACTAGAATTGGATGATGAACTGAAAAGTGTTGATAATCAAATGCGTTATGCGCAAATGCAGCTGGACAAGTTAAAGAAAACCAACGTATTCAATGCTACTTTCCATATCTGGTAAGAAAAGAGATTTGGATAGATAGACTGGGATGGGAGAAATGTAGTAGAGTACCAGTAGTTGAATCTGGATGGAGGAAAATGCATTTAAGTTACAACATATATACAACAGCATATTTGATCATTTGGGCTCAGCAAAGTTGAAAATTTCAGAAGACTGGACAGCATTAGAGCGAGTATAATAGTTTCAGTTTAAGTTTGCTGCAGAAGTCTAACTGAATACTGTTTTCAGTTTATACTTTACAGTGTCCACTCATGGTTGGATTCTTACTTTCCACTTTTTAAGAAGCAACCCTTATTTGAGAGTCTTAGGTCTTTCACCATGAATAAATAAGCTCTttaatcaatatttattcccttTTTGGAGGGTACTATctgtagtatttttttaatgataacTAATTAGTAATATTTCACACATGGTCCTGTCCAAGATCCTTCTACCCTTGTTTTAAAGTTTCATATTGCTTTGCCAAACTGACTGGAACTAATAGAGATGGATTTTAAATAATCTGGGCAATATCAGACTGACTTCCTGTGCTAAAGACAGATTTTCATAAAAGCTGTGGATCTTGATGTTTATGTTTGGAAAATCATTTAAATTTTGGATAAGGTCCATAATTTGCTTAAAAAGACTTGTTTGTACTGTGGGTtagatttttctgttttcctcAAAAGCTTAGCTGATTAGATTTCTTCCTGCATAGGCATAGCGGGCAGTTTGGCACAATAAACAACTTTCGTCTAGGCCGCCTTCCAAGTGTCCCTGTGGAATGGAATGAGATCAATGCAGCCTGGGGGCAGACTGTTCTGCTTCTCCATGCCCTTGCCAACAAGATGGGCCTGATCTTTCAAAGGTAGATACAGAGACATCAAGCCACCCCTCCCTTTGTCAGCCATAGGAATGGCAAGATTAGTTGACTTGTTTATTGGTGTAGAAGCCTATTCAACACTTTTCAATCAAATTATTCTTGTGGCTGTTTCTTGCAGATATCGTCTTATTCCATATGGAAATCACTCTTATTTAGAGTCTCTTACTGACAAATCTAAGGTAAGATCCTCACATTTTAGTTTCCAAAAATCCCTTTCATGCACCTGCATTTTGGATTTCTAGAGTACTGTATCTGTTTGTACTTAGAAGAGATTAGTCAGTTCGGAACAATATATATCCAGGTTGCCCAAAGTTTTTAATCATAGTTTGGCTATTCCACTTTAAATATAATATGTTGAAATATCTTGGTTTCTGAGTATTTATTGATGGGAAATGGGCTTAATAAAAGACAGAATTGATTTAGCTTTTAGCatttttagtttaatgaaataTTCATGCATGATAAAATACTTAGATGAAgaaattgaatttatattttgGAACTATTACACATTGTGTTTATGCAGTGTATgtaaacaaatataataaacatacaaCTTAAATATGTGAACACTGTACTGCATATTTATTTAGGGACGTGTTTGAATATTATCTTCTTACAATTGTACTGTTTAATTTGATATTTTATATAGTCTCCTTAAATATGATACTGAATGTGTGGAACATCAGTATGAATAAGTGTTTTTGGGTAGCATCTCTCTACACTTGTTTTACCATGGATCCCATAgggatttaccatatttttcaatgtttaagattccctccccccacctccaaaaaaagtttgtggaaatgtctgtgcatcttatacaacgaatgttgccaaagccccgcCCATCCACTGGCACCCACCCTTcaacctctgcctcccagcaatttgctgcACCTATCCCTGCTGCctggaacaggccaaaaatgggacgtgTGGAGGTCGAAAATGGGACGCACAGAGGCCGAAAAGAGAGGTGTCGATAGGTGGCAGCGGCAATGCGTGGTGATGGTGGCAAGGGGCAGTGGTTATCACcgtagcctggaacagctgataggcagtATTCCAGGAAACAGATCCaatcaccaatcagctgttcatgctaaatcaggctgtgctaagGTGACCATGtttgctgcttgctgcaaggaggcaaattgctacggggcagaggcagatttttttttcttgttttcttccccaaaagctacATGAATTTTATATCCaaagcatcttatagtccaaaaaatatggtatttgtattttaaaatgccCTAGATACTAATTGAAAAAGAAGCTGGGGTTTATGAGAAACGGATAATTCTCCATTGGAGtaaaacagattttattttcttgtttcctATAGCCTTGACTTACGGTAGTTTAGAAGAGCAGTAATAAACAACAAAGATTATTCATGCTACCTAACTTGCAATGAATGCTCTTTATTGAGTAAAGACGCTAAGCAGCTTAATTAATAATAATGTAGAACCGTAGGACAATTCCCTGTATTTCTAATATGTACATTTATGTCTTCAAGGAGCTGCCTCTTTACTGTTCAGGAGGCTTACGGTTTTTCTGGGACAATAAATTTGACCATGCAATGGTGGCATTTCTAGATTGTGTACAACAATTCAAAGAGGAAGTAGAAAAGGGCGAGACCCGTTTCTGTTTACCTTACAGGTAAATGTCAATGGTGCAGAAAGTAGGTTTTCTTTTATTACAAATTTTAATTCTGTCTGGTTAATCTAAATTAAGTATCTCTTGCTGAACTATTATATAATTGAATTATTTTCTATTAATTTCAAGGTATCAGGTATACCAGAAGTTTTGCTTTTCTATTTTAACGCAATATAACAACAGCTAGATTATTGTGGTTCTTCAAAGTACTAATAATAAGCTATCACATTTAGTGGTCTTGGTATTTTTTAGTTGACTCTGCTTTGTCATTTGGTTGTTGAAAATATGTCAAATAAAGAAAACTGAAGTTCTCTCTCAGCAAGAGCTTTAACATAAAACTTATATCTAAAGATTAATAAATCAGGGCATTACAAAAGAGGAGTgggatttattaaaaaaaataatgtagtgCTAATTTAAGATAAAATGCCAGCATTTTCAGTGTCTAATAGAATCTGTTTTTCCAATACAGAATGGACGTGGAAAAGGGCAAGATTGAAGATACAGGTGGAAATGGTGGTTCCTACTCCATTAAAACCCAGTTTAACTCAGAGGAACAGTGGACAAAAGCGCTCAAGTTCATGCTGACAAATCTGAAGTGGGGTCTAGCTTGGGTTTCTTCGCAATTCTATAATAAATGACAATTATGAAGGAAAAAGAATTCAGCATGGCGCAATATACCAAAATAGGACTTGGGACTGTGACAGCCATACAttaatttagaaaaagaaaaatcctcaAGCTTGATATTACATTATAAAATGGAATGAAGCAAAAAGCTTCATAGCATAGTTTACATAACATGTAGCTAAAGTATACAACTAAGCTTAGGAAAAGAATCATGTATTTTCTCCAATAGGACAGGAAAAGGAGACAATATTCGTGGTCGAGGCTCTGCTTAGTTAGGTTATTGTAGTTTCATTATTGCACTAAActagaaatacaaaataaatacactgattttttttcagaatagttTATCAGTTCTAGAGAGAGGAACACATTAATGTATTTTTTGTCAGGTACATTTACTTGTTTATACTAAAGCTTCTGCTTTTACATGTAATATTTATTGTCATAATCCATACATCTAATATTTGTCTTACATGCTATAATTCTTTGTGTTGTAATGGTTATGCAAGACTGCTGTAAATGGTTTTGATGCCCTAATCACGGACAAGATACCTTTCTTTGAATCTTCCCTCTTAAAAGATTAAGATAACAAAAACTGTGTGATATCCATTAAACTATTGAAGTTATGAGGATGTGTAATGCCTTTTTAGTAGTTATCTGCTTACAAATCCCATGCTTATGTCAAATACTATAGTACATTTCTTGATAATTAGGCTCTTCAACTTCAGAAAAATGAAGGGTTTCTAACAATCATTCACTCTATTACCTAGACTGTGCTTCAGAATTGCATAGACTGCCTCAGTAATGCTCTGCAGACTGATGCCTGTGGTGCTGTTGAGGTAGTCCACAACCTttcaaaagaaagacagaaaaggtttAGATGGATATGCTATATCCTATAAAGCTAGGGATCTTATGGCTAGCAAGTCACATGTAGGACAACAAAAATCTCTTCATTTAATACATGAGTGGACTAAATGATAAGATATATGTACCTGATTCCAGTCTTCATGATTCAGCAGGAAAGAACTTGCACCAATTACTCCTACAGCTAGTAGCATGAGGTCTTCCTTTACAGATACAAATTTGGCTCTATGAAATTAAAATGACAAAAAGAACAAGAACTGTATTTCAGCAATATAATAATGATGTACATTTGGAAGTACAAACTTCCCCTGTTTTCCTTAAAATAAAACCTATCCCAAAATAAGCTCTAGTATGTTTTTGTgcttaatataagccctaccaccAAAATCAGCCCTACTTAAGAGTCTACATGGCTGGCCGGCTGACCATTTCATCTGGTTGCTCACTTTGCCATGGCCGTGAGGTGGGGTGGTGATGGAGTTTACCTCAGCGCtcccacagccaggccatccatgctGACACCTGCCTCGCAGTGGCAGCACAAATAGCCATGTAGAGCAGGAGCCTACATGGCCACCAACCCACTTCTGCTTGCAGCTGCAATGGAGCAGCCACAAGGACAGTTGGGTGTCAGGGTGTGGATGGCTTGGCTGTAGGGGCCTTGAGATAAGCCAGCGTGGGGCGCATTGGGCAgttccacacacacccccacctcACCTCGTAGTCGTGGCACTAGCATGTCATTTTGCCACCTCCTCTGTTTTGGCCACAAGTAAGCAGAAGTGGGCCAACAGCCACATGGTGTTCTGCTGGATGGGGCTGCTGGAGCCTCTGCCACAGAGCAAATATCGGGGTGTGGGTGGCCTAACTGCGGGGGCCTTGAGGTAAGCTGGTTTGAGGCATGTGAGGCAGCTCCAACCCCCACCCTCGCTTCACAGCAGTTGCACTGGTACACCACCTGGCCTCCTGTCCCACCATGAGCAAGCAGAAATGGAACTCCCGTAGATGGAGAAAAAATAAGACACCCCCCCTCAAACAAGCCCTAGTTTATTtgggggcccaaaagaaaataagagccagttgtattttaggggaaacatggGTATTTAGCCATATCAAACCAATATGGTAAAATAGTTGATTATTTGTAAAGCATTTCTGTTACATTCACTCATCTTTTGAATCAAAATATATGTTTTGAAGACATAATGGCTAGAATGCCTATCGCATCATTATATTTAAATAGCACATTTCTCACAAATTCATTGTGTTCAGTGGAGCCCACATACTGCTGTGAGTATCCATATAATAAAACAGTATACTTTCTTCTGAATTTCTCCTGTTACATTGAATATATTAGGCAACAGTGCTGAGTGGGGCTGTATTTTGCTGGCAGCTAACAATGAAGAGATAAATTTAATGTTTTCATCTCCCAAA harbors:
- the BECN1 gene encoding beclin-1 isoform X2; translated protein: MVRVRSDFFPATYRDMDAYKSPACTMQVSFVCQRCSQPLKLDTSFNVLDKVTIQELTAPLLTTVPTKLSDAQEEETPLTEEVFIENRQDGVSRRFIPPARMMSTESANSFTLIGEASDGGTMENLSRRLKVTGDLFDIMSGQTDVDHPLCEECTDTLLDQLDTQLNITENECQNYKKCLEILEQMTEDDKEKLQLELKEFALEEERLIEELEEVEQKRKALTDDFEKVKTEAERLDQEEAEYQKEYSEFKRQQLELDDELKSVDNQMRYAQMQLDKLKKTNVFNATFHIWHSGQFGTINNFRLGRLPSVPVEWNEINAAWGQTVLLLHALANKMGLIFQRYRLIPYGNHSYLESLTDKSKELPLYCSGGLRFFWDNKFDHAMVAFLDCVQQFKEEVEKGETRFCLPYRMDVEKGKIEDTGGNGGSYSIKTQFNSEEQWTKALKFMLTNLKWGLAWVSSQFYNK
- the BECN1 gene encoding beclin-1 isoform X3; protein product: MDAYKSPACTMQVSFVCQRCSQPLKLDTSFNVLDKVTIQELTAPLLTTVPTKLSDAQEEETPLTEEVFIENRQDGVSRRFIPPARMMSTESANSFTLIGEASDGGTMENLSRRLKVTGDLFDIMSGQTDVDHPLCEECTDTLLDQLDTQLNITENECQNYKKCLEILEQMTEDDKEKLQLELKEFALEEERLIEELEEVEQKRKALTDDFEKVKTEAERLDQEEAEYQKEYSEFKRQQLELDDELKSVDNQMRYAQMQLDKLKKTNVFNATFHIWHSGQFGTINNFRLGRLPSVPVEWNEINAAWGQTVLLLHALANKMGLIFQRYRLIPYGNHSYLESLTDKSKELPLYCSGGLRFFWDNKFDHAMVAFLDCVQQFKEEVEKGETRFCLPYRMDVEKGKIEDTGGNGGSYSIKTQFNSEEQWTKALKFMLTNLKWGLAWVSSQFYNK
- the BECN1 gene encoding beclin-1 isoform X1; the protein is MAAKSQPDTRSPNIVVKPLRGLPLCCCEYGGGRDSNTYQLCCFHSCKKDITDFASLQIAFPVQHTGSLSDATESEKAAPSLCLLRADMDAYKSPACTMQVSFVCQRCSQPLKLDTSFNVLDKVTIQELTAPLLTTVPTKLSDAQEEETPLTEEVFIENRQDGVSRRFIPPARMMSTESANSFTLIGEASDGGTMENLSRRLKVTGDLFDIMSGQTDVDHPLCEECTDTLLDQLDTQLNITENECQNYKKCLEILEQMTEDDKEKLQLELKEFALEEERLIEELEEVEQKRKALTDDFEKVKTEAERLDQEEAEYQKEYSEFKRQQLELDDELKSVDNQMRYAQMQLDKLKKTNVFNATFHIWHSGQFGTINNFRLGRLPSVPVEWNEINAAWGQTVLLLHALANKMGLIFQRYRLIPYGNHSYLESLTDKSKELPLYCSGGLRFFWDNKFDHAMVAFLDCVQQFKEEVEKGETRFCLPYRMDVEKGKIEDTGGNGGSYSIKTQFNSEEQWTKALKFMLTNLKWGLAWVSSQFYNK